One window of the Athene noctua chromosome 5, bAthNoc1.hap1.1, whole genome shotgun sequence genome contains the following:
- the TWNK gene encoding twinkle mtDNA helicase isoform X3 gives MAVVALRPGRAAGRLLPLLCGGARSKGASLSPGVPGRLTQRRYKKDVLPSPEEPVPSVSITEIRQYLRAQGIPFHDGYSCLHTPSLFTDDREDQLPAATNPPYTLFIDKTTGSFLCTATLAEGTWQDFQANVELQHRGVPPSSSEEDTRQAREDARCIWDRALPLWELLDEDETNETKAMFGISLVTDATLKRFGVRYLRTAKSLVFPWFSPRDATLKGLKLVRAEKKGDAIAYVEETFPRFDSYRNLFGLPLIGRRDTELVLTGWELDALALHQATGVASLALPRGSTCLPPALLPYLEQFKRITLWLGEDLRSWEAAKLFARKLSLKRCSLVRPGDLQPRPLEALNQGLNLTKILRAALPASHKSIVSFRQLREEVFGELVNTEQVAGIKWARFPELNKLLKGHRRGELTIFTGPTGSGKTTFISEYALDLCMQGVCTLWGSFEINNVRLAKIMLTQFAAQRLEDQLELYDEWADRFEDLPLYFMTFHGQQNIKTVIDTMQHAVYMYDITHVVVDNLQFMMGHEHLSVDRLAVQDYIVGAFRKFATDNTCHITLVIHPRKEDDEKELQTASIFGSAKASQEADNVLILQDRKLMTGPGKRYLQVSKNRFDGDVGVFPLEFSKASLTFSSSGKSKVRLKKMKEEKALLAKKVPEGGSGTSKKP, from the exons ATGGCGGTGGTGGCCCTCCGGCCCGGCAGAGCCGCCGGCCGCCTCCTGCCGCTGCTGTGCGGGGGGGCGAGGAGCAAGGGAGCCTCCCTGAGCCCTGGGGTGCCGGGTCGCCTTACCCAGAGGCGCTACAAGAAGGACGTGCTGCCCTCCCCCGAGGAACCCGTGCCCTCCGTCTCCATCACCGAGATCCGGCAGTATCTACGGGCCCAGGGCATCCCTTTCCACGACGGGTACAGCTGCCTGCACACCCCCAGTCTCTTCACCGACGACCGGGAGGACCAGCTGCCAGCGGCCACCAACCCCCCTTATACGCTTTTCATTGACAAGACCACGGGCAGCTTCCTGTGCACTGCCACCCTGGCCGAAGGCACCTGGCAGGACTTCCAGGCCAACGTGGAGCTGCAGCACCGAGGCGTTCCCCCCTCCAGCTCAGAGGAGGACACGCGACAGGCTCGCGAGGATGCCCGCTGCATCTGGGACCGGGCGCTGCCACTCTgggagctgctggatgaggatgAGACCAACGAGACCAAGGCCATGTTCGGTATCTCCCTGGTGACGGATGCCACCCTGAAACGTTTTGGGGTGCGTTATCTGAGGACTGCCAAGTCCCTTGTCTTCCCCTGGTTCAGCCCGCGTGATGCTACCCTGAAGGGCCTGAAGCTTGTAAGGGCAGAGAAGAAGGGAGATGCGATAGCTTATGTGGAGGAGACTTTTCCCCGTTTTGATTCCTATCGCAATCTCTTTGGGCTGCCCCTGATTGGCCGCCGAGACACAGAGCTGGTCTTAACTGGGTGGGAGCTGGATGCCCTGGCCCTTCACCAGGCTACAGGGGTGGCCAGCCTGGCCTTGCCGCGGGGGTccacctgcctgccccctgcccttcTCCCATACCTGGAGCAGTTCAAGCGCATCACACTGTGGCTGGGCGAGGATCTGCGCTCGTGGGAAGCTGCCAAGCTCTTTGCCCGAAAGCTGAGCCTCAAGCGCTGCTCCCTGGTGCGCCCTGGAGACCTGCAGCCCCGGCCCTTGGAGGCTCTGAACCAGGGCCTGAACCTCACCAAGATCCTgcgtgctgccctgcctgccagCCACAAATCCATCGTCTCCTTCCGGCAGCTGCGTGAGGAGGTGTTCGGGGAGCTGGTCAACACTGAGCAGGTGGCCGGTATCAAGTGGGCACGCTTCCCTGAGCTCAACAAGCTCCTCAAAGGGCACCGCAGAGGGGAGCTCACCATCTTCACAG GCCCGACAGGCAGTGGGAAGACAACCTTTATCAGTGAGTATGCGCTGGACCTGTGCATGCAGGGGGTGTGCACGCTCTGGGGCAGCTTTGAGATCAACAACGTCCGCCTGGCCAAGATCATGCTGACGCAGTTTGCCGCTCAGCGCCTGGAGGACCAGCTGGAACTCTATGACGAGTGGGCTGATCGCTTTGAGGACCTTCCACTCTACTTCATGACCTTCCATGGCCAGCAGAACATCAA GACGGTGATTGACACCATGCAACACGCTGTCTATATGTATGACATCACCCATGTGGTCGTTGACAATCTCCAGTTCATGATGGGACACGAGCACCTCTCTGTGGACAG GCTCGCTGTCCAGGACTACATTGTTGGTGCCTTCCGCAAGTTTGCCACGGACAACACCTGCCACATCACACTGGTCATCCATCCCCGCAAGGAGGATGATGAGAAGGAGCTGCAGACGGCCTCCATCTTTGGCTCCGCCAAG GCCAGCCAGGAGGCTGACAACGTCCTCATCCTGCAGGACCGTAAGCTGATGACAGGGCCAGGGAAGCGCTACCTTCAGGTGTCCAAGAACCGCTTTGATGGGGACGTGGGTGTCTTCCCcctggagttcagcaaggcctcGCTCACTTTCTCGTCCTCTGGCAAAAGCAAGGTCAGGCTGAAGAAGATGAAGGAGGAGAAGGCGCTTTTAGCCAAGAAAGTTCCAGAAGGAG GCTCAGGAACCTCCAAGAAGCCGTGA
- the TWNK gene encoding twinkle mtDNA helicase isoform X2: MAVVALRPGRAAGRLLPLLCGGARSKGASLSPGVPGRLTQRRYKKDVLPSPEEPVPSVSITEIRQYLRAQGIPFHDGYSCLHTPSLFTDDREDQLPAATNPPYTLFIDKTTGSFLCTATLAEGTWQDFQANVELQHRGVPPSSSEEDTRQAREDARCIWDRALPLWELLDEDETNETKAMFGISLVTDATLKRFGVRYLRTAKSLVFPWFSPRDATLKGLKLVRAEKKGDAIAYVEETFPRFDSYRNLFGLPLIGRRDTELVLTGWELDALALHQATGVASLALPRGSTCLPPALLPYLEQFKRITLWLGEDLRSWEAAKLFARKLSLKRCSLVRPGDLQPRPLEALNQGLNLTKILRAALPASHKSIVSFRQLREEVFGELVNTEQVAGIKWARFPELNKLLKGHRRGELTIFTGPTGSGKTTFISEYALDLCMQGVCTLWGSFEINNVRLAKIMLTQFAAQRLEDQLELYDEWADRFEDLPLYFMTFHGQQNIKLAVQDYIVGAFRKFATDNTCHITLVIHPRKEDDEKELQTASIFGSAKASQEADNVLILQDRKLMTGPGKRYLQVSKNRFDGDVGVFPLEFSKASLTFSSSGKSKVRLKKMKEEKALLAKKVPEGGSAAAKKVPEGGSAAAKKAPEGGSAAAKKAPEGGSAAAKKAPEGGSAAAKKAPEGGSGTSKKP, from the exons ATGGCGGTGGTGGCCCTCCGGCCCGGCAGAGCCGCCGGCCGCCTCCTGCCGCTGCTGTGCGGGGGGGCGAGGAGCAAGGGAGCCTCCCTGAGCCCTGGGGTGCCGGGTCGCCTTACCCAGAGGCGCTACAAGAAGGACGTGCTGCCCTCCCCCGAGGAACCCGTGCCCTCCGTCTCCATCACCGAGATCCGGCAGTATCTACGGGCCCAGGGCATCCCTTTCCACGACGGGTACAGCTGCCTGCACACCCCCAGTCTCTTCACCGACGACCGGGAGGACCAGCTGCCAGCGGCCACCAACCCCCCTTATACGCTTTTCATTGACAAGACCACGGGCAGCTTCCTGTGCACTGCCACCCTGGCCGAAGGCACCTGGCAGGACTTCCAGGCCAACGTGGAGCTGCAGCACCGAGGCGTTCCCCCCTCCAGCTCAGAGGAGGACACGCGACAGGCTCGCGAGGATGCCCGCTGCATCTGGGACCGGGCGCTGCCACTCTgggagctgctggatgaggatgAGACCAACGAGACCAAGGCCATGTTCGGTATCTCCCTGGTGACGGATGCCACCCTGAAACGTTTTGGGGTGCGTTATCTGAGGACTGCCAAGTCCCTTGTCTTCCCCTGGTTCAGCCCGCGTGATGCTACCCTGAAGGGCCTGAAGCTTGTAAGGGCAGAGAAGAAGGGAGATGCGATAGCTTATGTGGAGGAGACTTTTCCCCGTTTTGATTCCTATCGCAATCTCTTTGGGCTGCCCCTGATTGGCCGCCGAGACACAGAGCTGGTCTTAACTGGGTGGGAGCTGGATGCCCTGGCCCTTCACCAGGCTACAGGGGTGGCCAGCCTGGCCTTGCCGCGGGGGTccacctgcctgccccctgcccttcTCCCATACCTGGAGCAGTTCAAGCGCATCACACTGTGGCTGGGCGAGGATCTGCGCTCGTGGGAAGCTGCCAAGCTCTTTGCCCGAAAGCTGAGCCTCAAGCGCTGCTCCCTGGTGCGCCCTGGAGACCTGCAGCCCCGGCCCTTGGAGGCTCTGAACCAGGGCCTGAACCTCACCAAGATCCTgcgtgctgccctgcctgccagCCACAAATCCATCGTCTCCTTCCGGCAGCTGCGTGAGGAGGTGTTCGGGGAGCTGGTCAACACTGAGCAGGTGGCCGGTATCAAGTGGGCACGCTTCCCTGAGCTCAACAAGCTCCTCAAAGGGCACCGCAGAGGGGAGCTCACCATCTTCACAG GCCCGACAGGCAGTGGGAAGACAACCTTTATCAGTGAGTATGCGCTGGACCTGTGCATGCAGGGGGTGTGCACGCTCTGGGGCAGCTTTGAGATCAACAACGTCCGCCTGGCCAAGATCATGCTGACGCAGTTTGCCGCTCAGCGCCTGGAGGACCAGCTGGAACTCTATGACGAGTGGGCTGATCGCTTTGAGGACCTTCCACTCTACTTCATGACCTTCCATGGCCAGCAGAACATCAA GCTCGCTGTCCAGGACTACATTGTTGGTGCCTTCCGCAAGTTTGCCACGGACAACACCTGCCACATCACACTGGTCATCCATCCCCGCAAGGAGGATGATGAGAAGGAGCTGCAGACGGCCTCCATCTTTGGCTCCGCCAAG GCCAGCCAGGAGGCTGACAACGTCCTCATCCTGCAGGACCGTAAGCTGATGACAGGGCCAGGGAAGCGCTACCTTCAGGTGTCCAAGAACCGCTTTGATGGGGACGTGGGTGTCTTCCCcctggagttcagcaaggcctcGCTCACTTTCTCGTCCTCTGGCAAAAGCAAGGTCAGGCTGAAGAAGATGAAGGAGGAGAAGGCGCTTTTAGCCAAGAAAGTTCCAGAAGGAGGCTCGGCAGCTGCCAAGAAAGTTCCAGAAGGAGGCTCGGCAGCTGCCAAGAAAGCTCCAGAAGGAGGCTCGGCAGCTGCCAAGAAAGCTCCAGAAGGAGGCTCGGCAGCTGCCAAGAAAGCTCCAGAAGGAGGCTCGGCAGCTGCCAAGAAAGCTCCAGAAGGAGGCTCAGGAACCTCCAAGAAGCCGTGA
- the MRPL43 gene encoding large ribosomal subunit protein mL43, whose product MTGRGSPSRFLAAVLHNGVGRYVRQLQRLQLLFSPTAADARGARQFVEEAALDFARQHPDVVLYINPRSCPAPLLLAEYLNGTVREELVTNKTSEEIVQLATKLAGQSGLDIIRIRKPFHTNNPSVQGQWHPLTNKPSTLTIQGPRLQPQ is encoded by the exons ATGACGGGCCGGGGGTCGCCCAGCCGGTTCTTGGCGGCCGTCCTGCACAACGGCGTGGGCCGCTACGTGCGGCAGCTCCAGCGCCTGCAGCTCCTCTTCAGCCCCACCGCGGCCGACGCTCGCGGCGCCAG gCAGTTCGTGGAGGAGGCGGCGCTAGACTTCGCCCGGCAGCACCCCGATGTCGTCCTCTACATCAACCCCCGctcctgcccggccccgctgctgctGGCTGAGTACT TGAACGGGACGGTGCGGGAGGAGCTCGTCACCAACAAGACAAGCGAGGAGATCGTGCAGCTGGCCACCAAGCTGGCTGGCCAGTCTGGCCTGGACATCATCCGCATCCGCAAGCCCTTCCACACCAACAACCCCAGCGTCCAGGGCCAGTGGCACCCCCTCACCAACAAACCCTCCACCCTCACCATCCAAGGCCCGCGCCTGCAGCCCCAATAA
- the TWNK gene encoding twinkle mtDNA helicase isoform X1 — protein MAVVALRPGRAAGRLLPLLCGGARSKGASLSPGVPGRLTQRRYKKDVLPSPEEPVPSVSITEIRQYLRAQGIPFHDGYSCLHTPSLFTDDREDQLPAATNPPYTLFIDKTTGSFLCTATLAEGTWQDFQANVELQHRGVPPSSSEEDTRQAREDARCIWDRALPLWELLDEDETNETKAMFGISLVTDATLKRFGVRYLRTAKSLVFPWFSPRDATLKGLKLVRAEKKGDAIAYVEETFPRFDSYRNLFGLPLIGRRDTELVLTGWELDALALHQATGVASLALPRGSTCLPPALLPYLEQFKRITLWLGEDLRSWEAAKLFARKLSLKRCSLVRPGDLQPRPLEALNQGLNLTKILRAALPASHKSIVSFRQLREEVFGELVNTEQVAGIKWARFPELNKLLKGHRRGELTIFTGPTGSGKTTFISEYALDLCMQGVCTLWGSFEINNVRLAKIMLTQFAAQRLEDQLELYDEWADRFEDLPLYFMTFHGQQNIKTVIDTMQHAVYMYDITHVVVDNLQFMMGHEHLSVDRLAVQDYIVGAFRKFATDNTCHITLVIHPRKEDDEKELQTASIFGSAKASQEADNVLILQDRKLMTGPGKRYLQVSKNRFDGDVGVFPLEFSKASLTFSSSGKSKVRLKKMKEEKALLAKKVPEGGSAAAKKVPEGGSAAAKKAPEGGSAAAKKAPEGGSAAAKKAPEGGSAAAKKAPEGGSGTSKKP, from the exons ATGGCGGTGGTGGCCCTCCGGCCCGGCAGAGCCGCCGGCCGCCTCCTGCCGCTGCTGTGCGGGGGGGCGAGGAGCAAGGGAGCCTCCCTGAGCCCTGGGGTGCCGGGTCGCCTTACCCAGAGGCGCTACAAGAAGGACGTGCTGCCCTCCCCCGAGGAACCCGTGCCCTCCGTCTCCATCACCGAGATCCGGCAGTATCTACGGGCCCAGGGCATCCCTTTCCACGACGGGTACAGCTGCCTGCACACCCCCAGTCTCTTCACCGACGACCGGGAGGACCAGCTGCCAGCGGCCACCAACCCCCCTTATACGCTTTTCATTGACAAGACCACGGGCAGCTTCCTGTGCACTGCCACCCTGGCCGAAGGCACCTGGCAGGACTTCCAGGCCAACGTGGAGCTGCAGCACCGAGGCGTTCCCCCCTCCAGCTCAGAGGAGGACACGCGACAGGCTCGCGAGGATGCCCGCTGCATCTGGGACCGGGCGCTGCCACTCTgggagctgctggatgaggatgAGACCAACGAGACCAAGGCCATGTTCGGTATCTCCCTGGTGACGGATGCCACCCTGAAACGTTTTGGGGTGCGTTATCTGAGGACTGCCAAGTCCCTTGTCTTCCCCTGGTTCAGCCCGCGTGATGCTACCCTGAAGGGCCTGAAGCTTGTAAGGGCAGAGAAGAAGGGAGATGCGATAGCTTATGTGGAGGAGACTTTTCCCCGTTTTGATTCCTATCGCAATCTCTTTGGGCTGCCCCTGATTGGCCGCCGAGACACAGAGCTGGTCTTAACTGGGTGGGAGCTGGATGCCCTGGCCCTTCACCAGGCTACAGGGGTGGCCAGCCTGGCCTTGCCGCGGGGGTccacctgcctgccccctgcccttcTCCCATACCTGGAGCAGTTCAAGCGCATCACACTGTGGCTGGGCGAGGATCTGCGCTCGTGGGAAGCTGCCAAGCTCTTTGCCCGAAAGCTGAGCCTCAAGCGCTGCTCCCTGGTGCGCCCTGGAGACCTGCAGCCCCGGCCCTTGGAGGCTCTGAACCAGGGCCTGAACCTCACCAAGATCCTgcgtgctgccctgcctgccagCCACAAATCCATCGTCTCCTTCCGGCAGCTGCGTGAGGAGGTGTTCGGGGAGCTGGTCAACACTGAGCAGGTGGCCGGTATCAAGTGGGCACGCTTCCCTGAGCTCAACAAGCTCCTCAAAGGGCACCGCAGAGGGGAGCTCACCATCTTCACAG GCCCGACAGGCAGTGGGAAGACAACCTTTATCAGTGAGTATGCGCTGGACCTGTGCATGCAGGGGGTGTGCACGCTCTGGGGCAGCTTTGAGATCAACAACGTCCGCCTGGCCAAGATCATGCTGACGCAGTTTGCCGCTCAGCGCCTGGAGGACCAGCTGGAACTCTATGACGAGTGGGCTGATCGCTTTGAGGACCTTCCACTCTACTTCATGACCTTCCATGGCCAGCAGAACATCAA GACGGTGATTGACACCATGCAACACGCTGTCTATATGTATGACATCACCCATGTGGTCGTTGACAATCTCCAGTTCATGATGGGACACGAGCACCTCTCTGTGGACAG GCTCGCTGTCCAGGACTACATTGTTGGTGCCTTCCGCAAGTTTGCCACGGACAACACCTGCCACATCACACTGGTCATCCATCCCCGCAAGGAGGATGATGAGAAGGAGCTGCAGACGGCCTCCATCTTTGGCTCCGCCAAG GCCAGCCAGGAGGCTGACAACGTCCTCATCCTGCAGGACCGTAAGCTGATGACAGGGCCAGGGAAGCGCTACCTTCAGGTGTCCAAGAACCGCTTTGATGGGGACGTGGGTGTCTTCCCcctggagttcagcaaggcctcGCTCACTTTCTCGTCCTCTGGCAAAAGCAAGGTCAGGCTGAAGAAGATGAAGGAGGAGAAGGCGCTTTTAGCCAAGAAAGTTCCAGAAGGAGGCTCGGCAGCTGCCAAGAAAGTTCCAGAAGGAGGCTCGGCAGCTGCCAAGAAAGCTCCAGAAGGAGGCTCGGCAGCTGCCAAGAAAGCTCCAGAAGGAGGCTCGGCAGCTGCCAAGAAAGCTCCAGAAGGAGGCTCGGCAGCTGCCAAGAAAGCTCCAGAAGGAGGCTCAGGAACCTCCAAGAAGCCGTGA